One stretch of Natronolimnobius baerhuensis DNA includes these proteins:
- a CDS encoding pyridoxamine 5'-phosphate oxidase family protein, with product MAIDTETDMTDEEIDTFLGGHETGVLSLARTDDPYAIPISYGYDDENREIYMRLVSTPDSEKREFLNSTPDARLVVYDESDATYRSVIAVGTLEEINPADLTPDQIAQYGDAKRPLFEIWAEGKKDLDIELYRFVPDTLNGRRTEIDRSGD from the coding sequence ATGGCCATCGATACAGAGACCGATATGACCGACGAGGAAATCGACACCTTCCTCGGCGGCCACGAGACGGGGGTGCTGTCGCTCGCGCGTACCGACGATCCGTATGCGATCCCGATTTCGTACGGCTACGACGACGAGAACCGAGAGATCTACATGCGACTGGTCTCGACACCGGACAGCGAAAAACGCGAGTTTCTCAACTCGACGCCTGACGCGCGACTGGTCGTCTACGACGAGTCGGATGCAACCTATCGCAGCGTCATTGCGGTTGGGACACTCGAGGAGATCAATCCCGCGGATCTGACGCCGGACCAGATCGCACAGTACGGTGATGCAAAGCGACCGCTGTTCGAAATCTGGGCAGAAGGCAAGAAGGATCTCGATATCGAACTGTATCGATTCGTCCCGGACACACTCAACGGGCGGCGAACAGAAATCGACCGAAGTGGTGACTGA
- a CDS encoding aldehyde ferredoxin oxidoreductase family protein — MTALGGFQDNVARIDLSDGSVAYESIDDEDAKKYIGARGLGVKYVFEQGPDVDPLGPDNLLAFMNGPLSGTQVPMSGRIAVCTKSPLTGTVTDSHHGGWSGARLKWAGFDGLLFEGQADEPVYAVVEDGEVDLRDASELWGSGVHETRKALEEELEGSYGKNMSFMGIGPGGENEVKYACIINEDDRASGRGGTGCVMGSKNLKAIVVKSGTKMPQPADKETFMEGHQQAMQAIQESEVTAPNEGGLSMYGTNVLMNIGEEMDGLPTKNGQYTSTEAMRDAEGADIDAERVSGENVRENILVDEPTCHSCPVACKKEVEVQAMHKGEEMNVRTESYEYESAYALGPNSGHTDRDAVALMIDRCNDMGVDTIETGNMMAMAMEMTEEGKLEGVGEMDWGDYETMIDMIEQIAHRENDLADLLAEGPRRVSEAKDAHENSLAVKGQTIAAYDPRCMKGMGIGYATSNRGACHLRGYTPAAEILGIPEKVDPYEWEGKGELTAEFQNLHAISDSFDICKFNAFAEGIEEYVLQYNGMTGLDVTEDELMAAGERVYNLERYYNNLNGFDGADDSLPARFLKDGIRGQGASEGEYCELEEMKDEYYDYRGWVDGVVPDEKLDELEIEIGPGTGVSAGDSAAPADD, encoded by the coding sequence ATGACTGCACTCGGCGGTTTCCAAGACAACGTTGCCCGCATCGACCTTTCGGATGGGTCTGTCGCGTACGAGTCGATTGACGACGAGGACGCAAAGAAGTATATCGGTGCGCGCGGCCTCGGTGTAAAGTACGTCTTTGAGCAGGGGCCGGACGTCGACCCGCTCGGTCCCGACAACCTGCTTGCGTTCATGAACGGGCCGCTCTCGGGCACGCAAGTGCCGATGAGCGGCCGGATTGCGGTCTGTACGAAGTCGCCGCTGACGGGCACCGTCACCGACAGCCACCACGGCGGCTGGTCGGGCGCACGCCTGAAGTGGGCCGGTTTCGACGGCCTGCTATTCGAGGGCCAGGCCGACGAGCCGGTGTATGCCGTCGTCGAAGACGGCGAAGTCGACCTCCGGGACGCCTCCGAACTCTGGGGAAGCGGTGTCCATGAAACCCGCAAGGCACTCGAGGAAGAACTCGAGGGCTCGTATGGGAAGAATATGAGTTTCATGGGGATCGGTCCCGGCGGCGAGAACGAGGTGAAATACGCTTGTATCATCAACGAGGATGACCGAGCCTCCGGGCGCGGCGGCACGGGCTGTGTGATGGGGTCGAAGAACCTCAAGGCAATCGTCGTCAAGTCAGGCACGAAGATGCCCCAGCCGGCGGACAAAGAGACGTTCATGGAGGGCCACCAGCAGGCGATGCAGGCCATTCAGGAGTCGGAGGTCACCGCGCCCAACGAGGGCGGGCTCTCGATGTACGGGACGAACGTCCTGATGAACATCGGCGAGGAGATGGACGGCCTGCCGACGAAAAACGGCCAGTACACCTCGACCGAGGCGATGCGCGACGCAGAGGGCGCGGATATCGACGCTGAACGCGTCTCCGGCGAGAACGTCCGCGAGAACATCCTCGTCGACGAACCGACGTGTCACTCCTGTCCGGTCGCCTGCAAGAAGGAAGTCGAGGTGCAAGCGATGCACAAAGGCGAGGAGATGAACGTCCGCACGGAGTCCTACGAGTACGAATCCGCCTACGCGCTCGGCCCGAACTCCGGCCACACCGACCGCGATGCCGTCGCGCTCATGATCGACCGCTGTAACGACATGGGCGTCGACACCATCGAAACGGGCAACATGATGGCGATGGCCATGGAGATGACCGAGGAGGGCAAACTCGAGGGTGTCGGCGAGATGGACTGGGGCGACTACGAGACAATGATCGACATGATCGAACAGATCGCCCACCGCGAGAACGATCTCGCGGACCTGCTGGCTGAAGGCCCGCGTCGCGTCTCCGAGGCGAAAGACGCCCACGAGAACTCGCTGGCTGTCAAAGGCCAGACCATCGCGGCCTACGACCCACGCTGTATGAAGGGCATGGGGATTGGCTACGCGACCTCGAACCGCGGGGCTTGCCACCTGCGCGGGTACACGCCCGCCGCCGAAATTCTTGGCATTCCGGAAAAGGTCGATCCCTACGAGTGGGAGGGCAAAGGCGAACTCACCGCGGAGTTCCAGAACCTCCACGCCATCAGCGACTCCTTCGACATCTGCAAGTTCAACGCCTTCGCGGAAGGCATCGAGGAGTATGTCCTCCAGTACAACGGCATGACCGGCCTCGACGTGACCGAAGACGAACTGATGGCAGCCGGCGAGCGCGTCTACAACTTAGAGCGCTACTACAACAACCTCAACGGGTTCGACGGCGCTGATGACTCGCTGCCAGCACGCTTCCTCAAGGACGGTATCCGGGGGCAGGGCGCAAGCGAAGGCGAGTACTGCGAACTCGAGGAGATGAAAGACGAATACTACGACTACCGCGGCTGGGTCGACGGTGTCGTGCCGGACGAAAAGTTAGACGAACTCGAGATCGAGATTGGACCGGGAACGGGCGTCTCCGCCGGTGACTCGGCGGCGCCGGCTGACGACTGA
- a CDS encoding KaiC domain-containing protein — protein MSDDWFERALEDEDADESGASEPRDDSEHGDGADSSDGPDDATTRKPTGNADDLDAAFDANPDADDFDAAFDADPDADDREETADTTASAESDDDADSSEGALFETSFGDALQNVDVPGMEGSGASDGAQSDSEADPFAAESVGVDGSAGPEGFSEVEYGLESPDQPDYDADVESALSRIDLGVEGLDRMIQGGVPERSLMVAIGSAGTGKTTFGLQFLNHALEDGESAVFITLEESRQRLIDSATEKGFPFDEYVAEDRLAIVDLDPVEMTNSLASIRNELPRLIENFGASRLVLDSVSLLEMMYDDRAKRRNEIYDFTAALKEAGVTTLLTSEAAEDTPYASRHGIVEYLTDAVFVMQYVRPDDFRETRLAIEIQKIRDANHSREKKPYELTDDGISVYQQANLF, from the coding sequence ATGAGTGACGATTGGTTCGAACGCGCACTCGAGGATGAGGACGCCGATGAGAGTGGTGCGTCGGAGCCACGTGACGACAGTGAACACGGGGATGGCGCGGACTCGAGCGATGGTCCCGACGACGCCACGACTCGGAAGCCGACCGGGAACGCTGATGATCTCGATGCTGCATTCGACGCCAATCCGGATGCGGACGATTTCGATGCCGCATTTGACGCCGACCCCGACGCTGACGACCGCGAGGAGACAGCAGACACGACAGCCAGCGCCGAGTCGGATGATGATGCGGACTCGAGTGAGGGAGCCTTATTCGAGACGAGTTTCGGTGACGCGTTACAGAACGTCGACGTCCCAGGAATGGAGGGGAGCGGCGCGTCCGATGGAGCGCAGTCTGACAGCGAAGCCGATCCGTTCGCGGCTGAGTCAGTGGGTGTCGACGGGTCCGCCGGACCGGAGGGCTTCTCCGAAGTCGAGTACGGCCTCGAGAGTCCGGATCAGCCCGATTACGACGCCGATGTCGAGTCGGCGCTCTCACGAATCGACCTCGGAGTCGAGGGACTCGACCGGATGATTCAGGGTGGTGTCCCCGAGCGCTCGCTAATGGTGGCCATTGGCAGCGCCGGTACCGGGAAGACAACGTTCGGACTCCAATTTCTCAATCACGCTCTCGAGGACGGTGAGAGCGCGGTGTTCATCACGTTAGAGGAGAGTCGCCAGCGCCTCATCGATAGCGCGACCGAGAAGGGGTTTCCGTTCGACGAGTACGTCGCGGAAGACCGACTTGCCATCGTTGACCTCGATCCCGTCGAGATGACGAACAGTCTGGCCTCGATCCGCAACGAACTGCCGCGGCTGATCGAGAACTTTGGTGCCTCACGACTCGTTCTCGATTCCGTCTCGCTCCTCGAGATGATGTACGATGACCGCGCCAAGCGACGCAACGAGATTTATGACTTTACGGCGGCCCTCAAGGAGGCTGGCGTGACGACGCTGCTGACGAGTGAGGCAGCAGAGGACACGCCGTATGCCTCCCGTCACGGCATCGTCGAATACCTCACTGACGCCGTGTTCGTGATGCAGTACGTTCGGCCGGATGACTTTCGGGAGACTAGACTGGCAATCGAGATCCAGAAGATTCGGGATGCGAATCACTCTCGAGAGAAAAAGCCCTACGAACTCACGGACGACGGCATTTCGGTGTATCAACAGGCGAATCTGTTCTAG
- a CDS encoding HVO_0649 family zinc finger protein codes for MSVHRSPFERLRTKFDESEPQCRQCGSQPADAGWRVTTSGRRVRYQFVCPTCDAIETKEIRLG; via the coding sequence ATGAGTGTGCATCGATCACCGTTCGAGCGACTCAGGACGAAATTCGACGAATCGGAGCCCCAGTGTCGCCAGTGTGGCTCACAGCCTGCTGACGCCGGCTGGCGCGTGACCACATCCGGCAGGCGCGTGCGCTACCAATTCGTTTGTCCGACCTGTGACGCAATCGAGACAAAAGAGATCCGACTGGGGTGA
- a CDS encoding universal stress protein produces MYETILFPTDGSDHAATVADHAIDIATTRDAAVHVMSVVDDRAFLVLDDERVAQVRGDLEESAQEATGDAAHRARERGLSVETAVDTGHPAECIVEYADANDIDLIVMGTSGDDYESNVVGSVSQRVVRTAPVPVLTVGPDVDA; encoded by the coding sequence ATGTACGAGACGATCCTCTTTCCCACGGACGGGAGCGATCACGCGGCGACGGTGGCCGACCACGCAATCGATATCGCGACGACACGCGATGCAGCAGTCCACGTCATGTCGGTCGTCGACGACCGCGCGTTCCTCGTGCTCGATGATGAGCGCGTTGCCCAGGTTCGTGGCGATCTCGAGGAGAGTGCACAGGAAGCAACTGGCGATGCAGCACACCGAGCCCGTGAGCGAGGACTGTCGGTCGAGACGGCCGTCGATACTGGCCATCCGGCGGAGTGTATCGTCGAGTACGCCGACGCGAACGATATCGATCTGATCGTGATGGGAACGAGCGGCGACGACTACGAGAGCAACGTTGTGGGGAGTGTTTCCCAACGAGTTGTTCGCACTGCTCCTGTCCCCGTGTTGACGGTTGGGCCAGACGTCGACGCCTGA
- a CDS encoding DUF7560 family zinc ribbon protein gives MSRYVFHCPECGQEIEVNESMREATLSHGCPVCGADVTETAFATEQQTN, from the coding sequence ATGAGTAGATACGTATTTCACTGCCCCGAGTGCGGCCAAGAAATCGAGGTCAACGAGTCGATGCGTGAGGCCACCTTATCGCATGGCTGTCCAGTCTGTGGAGCCGACGTCACAGAAACGGCGTTCGCGACGGAACAACAGACGAACTAG
- a CDS encoding amphi-Trp domain-containing protein, which translates to MAERTTSDETMSRADLAAYLRHLATEFEDETAAEQLNVDVGNKTVSLHPPESVDVSIDVVERSTMFRGNHETIQLELHWKPESPE; encoded by the coding sequence ATGGCAGAACGAACGACAAGTGACGAGACGATGTCACGGGCCGACCTCGCAGCGTATCTGCGACATCTGGCAACGGAGTTCGAGGACGAGACGGCAGCCGAGCAGCTCAACGTCGACGTCGGAAACAAGACCGTCTCCTTGCACCCGCCGGAGTCGGTCGATGTCTCGATTGACGTCGTCGAACGGTCGACGATGTTCCGTGGCAATCACGAGACGATTCAACTCGAGTTACACTGGAAACCGGAGTCGCCCGAGTGA
- a CDS encoding NAD(+)/NADH kinase produces MDVDVGIVAQRNNTRAHDLARTLIETLERDYEGVTAVVDEATGHAEAIERAGVPVAEMRGYDLVISIGGDGTLLFVAREVGGTPILGVNLGEVGFLNAVAPENAREEVIDLVDHLEATGSLEGRQLDRLQAQSADEEWTLEPALNEVVVHGPRRGHGGGATLEIAVNGQQYGSGHADGVLVATPTGSTAYNLSEGGPLVHPGADALILTQMAADDGMRPLVVDTDTEITLTVSDAETAYAISDGRDRRHLEPPTTVTVTVADEPVTLVGPQANFVDGLEKLE; encoded by the coding sequence ATGGACGTCGACGTCGGAATCGTTGCCCAGCGGAACAATACCCGTGCACACGACCTTGCACGAACACTCATCGAAACCCTCGAGCGCGACTACGAGGGTGTCACAGCCGTCGTCGACGAGGCGACCGGCCACGCAGAGGCCATCGAGCGCGCGGGCGTTCCCGTCGCCGAGATGCGCGGTTACGACCTCGTCATCAGTATTGGCGGCGACGGCACCCTCCTGTTTGTCGCTCGCGAAGTCGGCGGCACACCGATTCTCGGCGTCAACCTCGGCGAAGTTGGCTTTCTCAACGCCGTCGCACCAGAAAACGCCCGCGAGGAGGTCATCGATCTCGTCGACCACCTCGAGGCGACTGGCTCGCTCGAGGGCCGACAACTCGACCGGCTGCAGGCACAAAGCGCCGACGAGGAGTGGACGCTCGAGCCTGCGCTCAACGAGGTTGTCGTCCACGGGCCGCGACGCGGCCATGGCGGCGGGGCGACACTCGAGATTGCAGTCAACGGCCAGCAGTACGGCTCGGGGCACGCCGACGGCGTGCTCGTGGCGACGCCGACCGGCTCGACGGCGTACAACCTGAGCGAGGGCGGGCCGCTGGTACACCCAGGCGCGGACGCACTGATCCTCACGCAGATGGCGGCCGACGACGGCATGCGCCCGCTGGTCGTCGACACCGACACCGAAATTACGCTCACCGTCAGCGACGCGGAAACGGCCTACGCGATCAGTGATGGCCGGGATCGCCGCCACCTCGAGCCACCGACGACCGTGACGGTCACGGTTGCAGACGAACCCGTCACGCTGGTCGGCCCGCAGGCGAATTTCGTCGACGGCCTCGAGAAGTTAGAGTGA
- a CDS encoding AzlD family protein, protein MTPDLPSALSLDPFIVGVILAMAAVTVLTKVGGIWLVRRVDLSERLEAGLSVLPGAIVIAVLGPELAAGGPAEWGAAGLVLLVMWRTENILLALIAGVVGVVAFRAVL, encoded by the coding sequence ATGACTCCTGACCTCCCCAGTGCGCTCTCGCTCGACCCGTTCATCGTCGGTGTCATCCTCGCGATGGCCGCCGTCACCGTCCTGACGAAAGTCGGCGGCATCTGGCTCGTCCGCCGCGTCGACCTGAGCGAGCGCCTCGAGGCGGGTCTCTCCGTGTTGCCCGGCGCAATCGTGATCGCGGTCCTCGGGCCAGAACTCGCGGCCGGCGGGCCAGCCGAGTGGGGTGCTGCAGGACTGGTGCTGCTCGTGATGTGGCGCACCGAAAACATCCTGCTGGCGCTGATTGCGGGCGTTGTGGGCGTCGTGGCGTTTCGGGCAGTTCTCTAA
- a CDS encoding winged helix-turn-helix domain-containing protein: MSATNSPKAGWLTDDDPADPDRVLAALEDDACRTILEATSDAALTATELSEQCEIPMSTAYRKVETLTEAGLVDEQVRINTSGKHATEYVRCFDDVVVSLSDGNGVEIELTQPETETASSATTTGHAVADD, encoded by the coding sequence ATGTCCGCTACGAACTCACCCAAGGCAGGATGGCTCACTGACGACGACCCCGCAGACCCAGACCGTGTCCTCGCAGCGCTCGAGGACGACGCCTGCCGAACGATACTCGAGGCGACGAGCGACGCTGCACTGACCGCGACAGAGCTCTCAGAGCAGTGTGAAATCCCGATGTCGACGGCCTATCGGAAAGTCGAGACCCTGACCGAAGCCGGTCTCGTCGACGAACAGGTCCGGATCAACACCTCCGGGAAGCACGCAACCGAGTACGTTCGCTGTTTCGATGACGTCGTTGTCTCTCTCAGCGACGGCAACGGCGTCGAAATCGAACTGACCCAGCCAGAGACAGAGACAGCCAGTAGCGCCACGACCACCGGTCACGCCGTCGCCGACGACTGA
- a CDS encoding AzlC family ABC transporter permease: MDADADTRPVASGSDRDADGSAATGSPDTESDEQRPLEAEATGSETAGDLEPAAESVTFTWDGVRTGFLTCVPVALGVGGYGIAFGVLADQAGLSVAEAALMSATVLAGAAQIVAVELWADPLPVGAIIATVFAINLRYSLMGAALQPWFRHLSPAKIYGSLYMMADENWALTMRDLKSGSGRGAFLLGSGIAIWVFWVGATVIGALAGGVVGDPTQYGADFILTAVFVALAAELWEGQSSLVPWVVALGTAVLAAEYLPGRWYILLGGLVAAAVEVIRYDS; encoded by the coding sequence GTGGATGCCGATGCAGACACGCGCCCCGTCGCGTCCGGATCAGATCGAGACGCAGACGGCAGCGCTGCAACCGGATCGCCAGACACTGAGAGCGACGAACAGCGCCCGCTCGAGGCCGAGGCGACCGGGAGCGAGACAGCTGGCGACCTCGAGCCAGCAGCGGAGTCAGTCACGTTCACCTGGGACGGCGTCCGAACTGGCTTTCTGACCTGTGTCCCGGTCGCACTCGGCGTCGGCGGCTACGGCATCGCCTTCGGCGTCCTCGCGGATCAGGCCGGGCTGAGCGTCGCGGAAGCGGCACTGATGAGCGCGACCGTACTCGCCGGTGCCGCCCAGATCGTCGCCGTTGAACTCTGGGCGGACCCGCTCCCGGTGGGGGCGATCATCGCCACCGTGTTCGCGATCAACCTCCGGTACTCGCTGATGGGCGCAGCGCTCCAGCCGTGGTTCAGACACCTCTCGCCGGCGAAAATCTACGGCAGTCTCTACATGATGGCTGACGAGAACTGGGCGCTGACCATGCGCGATCTCAAGTCCGGCAGCGGCCGCGGCGCGTTCTTGCTCGGCAGCGGCATCGCCATCTGGGTCTTCTGGGTCGGCGCGACGGTCATCGGCGCGCTCGCGGGTGGCGTGGTCGGCGACCCCACTCAGTACGGCGCCGATTTCATCCTCACCGCCGTCTTCGTCGCGCTCGCCGCCGAACTCTGGGAGGGCCAATCCTCGCTCGTCCCGTGGGTCGTCGCCCTCGGGACGGCCGTCCTCGCCGCCGAGTACCTCCCCGGGCGCTGGTACATCCTGCTCGGTGGCCTCGTCGCCGCCGCCGTCGAGGTGATCCGCTATGACTCCTGA
- a CDS encoding bacterio-opsin activator domain-containing protein, with the protein MTNADAAGDAAQPSPATATLERIVDPVITVADGTVTYANDAAREAFDLEDGEDALGDVLEESHHLMAEIDETTVGTSRQVALDGTQYDGRIHRAESGATVIFESRATTAPVDDTASGTSDSQHVKLTRDRAVKERALEEAPVGISISDPAREDNPLVYINDAYQEITGYSYDDVVGRNCRLLQGEDSDPDAIAEMAAAIDEDRPVTVELKNYRKDGSEFWNEVTIAPVRNESGSVTHYVGFQNDITARKEAELALERRTAELEYLLERVEGLIQDVTTAVAGAADRSTLEREVCDRIAAEAAYDDVWIGERNPATGTIDVRAGAGETPDSISTDTAHPAAEALSTGDIARGTLADDAGSADDATTTEATHAAYPLTYNEIEYGVLSVRTVAGQDIGDREAVIFSALARAIASGINARETSRVLTTDAVVAVDLELTDPAVAPVGLAGEADCRLEYRRSAHHPGAETTDSDETTATLFTATGATAETITDAADSLADINCRVVVKHDDDAECLIELSGGTDIVSWLSERGVRVTAIDCEDGRGTLSLEIPRSANVRSIIEALEERHPGTDVRSFQQRDRTGETRQEFVARLEDNLTDRQLTVLQRAYLGGYFDWPRPVTGEDLAQSMNVSRPTFHEHLRTAEAKLCRAFFDGE; encoded by the coding sequence ATGACAAACGCCGATGCCGCGGGTGACGCGGCCCAACCCTCGCCCGCGACAGCCACACTCGAACGGATCGTCGATCCCGTCATTACCGTCGCGGATGGGACCGTCACCTACGCGAACGATGCAGCTCGCGAGGCATTCGACCTCGAGGATGGAGAGGACGCGTTGGGAGACGTTCTCGAGGAGTCACACCACCTCATGGCGGAAATCGACGAGACGACGGTCGGGACGTCCCGTCAGGTTGCACTGGATGGTACACAGTACGACGGGCGGATTCACCGTGCAGAAAGCGGGGCAACGGTCATCTTCGAGTCTCGAGCCACGACCGCTCCCGTTGACGACACAGCGAGTGGCACAAGCGACAGTCAGCATGTCAAACTTACACGGGACCGGGCCGTCAAAGAACGCGCACTCGAGGAAGCGCCGGTCGGGATCTCGATTTCGGATCCGGCCCGCGAGGACAACCCGCTGGTGTACATCAACGATGCCTATCAGGAGATCACTGGCTACAGCTATGACGATGTCGTGGGTCGAAACTGTCGGCTCTTACAGGGCGAGGACTCTGATCCCGACGCCATCGCCGAGATGGCTGCTGCTATCGACGAAGACCGGCCCGTCACGGTCGAACTCAAAAACTACCGCAAAGACGGCAGCGAGTTCTGGAACGAGGTTACAATCGCGCCGGTCCGCAACGAATCCGGATCAGTCACCCACTACGTCGGCTTCCAGAACGATATCACTGCACGCAAGGAAGCCGAACTCGCCCTCGAGCGCCGCACCGCCGAACTCGAGTACCTCCTCGAGCGAGTTGAGGGGCTGATTCAAGATGTGACGACAGCCGTCGCGGGTGCCGCAGATCGGTCGACGCTCGAGCGCGAGGTCTGTGATCGGATCGCAGCGGAGGCGGCCTACGATGACGTCTGGATCGGCGAGCGCAATCCGGCAACGGGAACGATTGACGTCCGAGCGGGAGCCGGCGAAACGCCAGACTCGATCTCTACCGACACAGCACATCCTGCAGCCGAGGCGCTTTCAACCGGCGACATCGCCCGCGGAACGCTCGCGGACGACGCCGGGTCGGCCGACGACGCAACAACGACCGAAGCGACACACGCCGCGTATCCACTCACGTACAACGAAATTGAGTACGGCGTCCTCTCCGTGCGCACCGTCGCTGGGCAGGATATCGGCGACCGAGAGGCGGTGATCTTCTCGGCGCTTGCCCGCGCGATTGCGAGCGGTATCAACGCCCGCGAGACCAGTCGCGTCCTCACGACTGACGCCGTCGTCGCCGTCGACCTCGAGTTGACGGACCCCGCGGTCGCGCCCGTTGGACTCGCTGGGGAGGCCGACTGCCGACTCGAGTACCGCCGATCAGCCCACCATCCAGGGGCGGAGACGACTGACAGCGACGAGACAACCGCGACGTTGTTCACTGCAACAGGAGCGACTGCGGAGACGATAACCGACGCAGCGGACTCGCTCGCCGATATCAACTGTCGCGTCGTGGTCAAGCACGACGACGACGCTGAGTGTCTGATCGAACTATCCGGAGGGACTGACATCGTCTCCTGGCTCTCCGAGCGCGGCGTCCGCGTGACGGCAATCGACTGCGAGGACGGCCGTGGGACGCTCTCACTCGAGATTCCACGGTCGGCAAACGTCCGCTCGATTATCGAGGCACTCGAGGAGCGCCACCCTGGGACTGACGTGCGCTCGTTCCAGCAACGCGACCGCACCGGCGAGACGCGCCAGGAATTCGTCGCCCGACTCGAGGATAATCTGACTGACCGCCAGTTGACTGTCTTGCAGCGGGCCTATCTCGGCGGCTACTTCGACTGGCCTCGGCCCGTCACAGGCGAAGACCTCGCACAGTCGATGAATGTCTCGCGGCCGACATTTCACGAACATCTGCGGACGGCGGAGGCGAAACTGTGCCGTGCATTTTTTGACGGGGAGTAG
- a CDS encoding DUF1328 family protein produces MLEFVTPLQVGGGGFLYWAVVFFVLAIIAAAVGARGVAGVTMEIARIFVLIFIILAIVALLL; encoded by the coding sequence ATGCTCGAGTTTGTAACTCCGTTACAAGTCGGCGGTGGCGGCTTCCTGTACTGGGCAGTCGTATTCTTCGTGCTCGCGATTATCGCAGCGGCCGTCGGGGCACGCGGCGTCGCCGGCGTTACGATGGAGATTGCCCGTATCTTCGTGTTGATCTTCATCATCCTCGCGATTGTGGCATTACTCCTCTAA
- a CDS encoding helix-turn-helix domain-containing protein, with protein MPSGIRAEIRLEDPPDCVVTQAAATTSGTVNSVTTSTNPDAPTRVTEEFMLEAEEYPDDDEFDVGADLSSVFAYGSSSVYRFERDLGAGCPCEVIESFDCPVTDVRTRGSSLYLTFHAPDMQGLQAIIGELQDQYDSLDVQRLLQSQQDHAEQTLVFVDRSSLTDRQLEVLETAHRMGYFEHPKRANAGEVAEELGITSTTFTEHLAAAQTKLLDAILDHKR; from the coding sequence ATGCCGTCGGGGATACGTGCCGAAATTCGACTCGAGGATCCGCCCGATTGCGTAGTGACGCAGGCGGCTGCGACCACCAGCGGAACGGTCAACTCGGTGACGACCAGTACCAACCCGGACGCGCCGACGCGCGTGACCGAGGAGTTCATGCTCGAGGCCGAGGAGTATCCCGACGACGATGAGTTCGACGTGGGCGCTGATCTCTCGTCGGTGTTCGCCTACGGCTCGAGTTCGGTGTATCGGTTCGAACGCGACCTTGGCGCAGGCTGTCCCTGCGAGGTCATCGAGTCGTTCGACTGCCCGGTGACGGACGTCCGCACACGCGGCTCGTCGCTGTATCTCACTTTCCACGCGCCAGATATGCAGGGGCTACAGGCGATTATCGGCGAGTTACAGGATCAGTACGACTCACTTGATGTCCAACGCCTGTTGCAGTCACAGCAAGACCACGCCGAGCAGACCCTCGTCTTCGTCGACCGCTCGTCGTTGACCGACCGGCAGTTGGAAGTCCTCGAGACGGCCCACCGAATGGGGTATTTCGAGCATCCGAAACGGGCCAACGCGGGCGAGGTCGCTGAGGAACTCGGGATTACGAGTACGACGTTTACAGAACATCTCGCCGCTGCACAGACGAAACTATTGGATGCGATCCTCGACCACAAGCGATGA
- a CDS encoding ubiquitin-like small modifier protein 1, with the protein MDIELRFFATFRDAVGEKERTHTFDDDATVGDVLADLESQYDGLEGQLLADGAIRDHLSVLKNGRDVVHMDDSETTLEDGDVLSVFPPVAGGASARE; encoded by the coding sequence ATGGACATCGAGCTACGCTTTTTCGCCACCTTTCGCGACGCCGTCGGCGAGAAAGAGCGAACGCACACGTTCGACGACGACGCAACCGTCGGGGACGTACTCGCCGACCTCGAGAGCCAGTACGACGGCCTCGAGGGCCAACTGCTCGCTGACGGCGCGATCAGAGACCACCTGAGCGTCCTGAAAAACGGCCGCGACGTGGTCCACATGGACGACAGCGAGACGACGCTCGAGGATGGCGACGTCCTCTCCGTGTTCCCGCCGGTGGCAGGCGGAGCGAGTGCGCGAGAGTGA